The following proteins come from a genomic window of Pandoraea oxalativorans:
- a CDS encoding IS6 family transposase, producing MRKPKSLYHGHRFPASVISHAVRWYFRFQLSLRDIEELLFERGVIVSYETIRRWCDKFGAGFAHRVKAARRKPGSTWHLDEMFVSLRGEQYLLWRAVEAHGAEIDILLQKRRDKAAAKRFFKHVLRSNPVPHKIVTDQLRSYRAAKADIAALANVKHVFVKAAARGNNRAENSHQPTRERERRMRGFRDPARTQTFLSSFGSIRQHFALKRHLLRAPLFRKQLAVHFAQWRGFTHVAQTPSHTF from the coding sequence ATGAGAAAACCGAAATCACTCTATCACGGCCACCGATTCCCGGCGTCGGTCATCAGCCATGCCGTGCGTTGGTACTTCCGATTTCAGCTCAGCTTGCGCGACATCGAAGAGTTGCTGTTTGAGCGTGGGGTGATAGTCAGCTACGAGACGATCCGCCGCTGGTGCGACAAGTTTGGCGCGGGCTTTGCTCACCGGGTCAAAGCGGCACGCCGCAAGCCCGGTAGCACGTGGCACCTCGACGAGATGTTCGTGAGCCTGCGCGGTGAGCAGTACCTGCTGTGGCGCGCCGTCGAAGCGCATGGCGCGGAAATCGACATCCTGCTGCAGAAGCGGCGCGACAAGGCGGCCGCCAAGCGCTTCTTCAAGCACGTGCTGCGCTCGAACCCGGTGCCGCACAAGATCGTGACCGATCAACTGCGCAGCTATCGAGCGGCCAAAGCCGACATCGCGGCGCTGGCCAATGTGAAGCATGTGTTCGTCAAAGCAGCGGCTCGGGGCAACAACCGCGCGGAGAACAGCCATCAGCCGACGCGGGAGCGCGAGCGGCGCATGCGGGGCTTTCGCGACCCAGCGCGCACGCAAACCTTCCTCTCGAGCTTCGGGTCAATCCGGCAACACTTCGCACTCAAACGACATTTGCTGCGCGCGCCGCTCTTTCGCAAACAGCTCGCGGTGCACTTTGCTCAATGGCGTGGATTCACCCACGTTGCCCAAACTCCGTCTCATACTTTTTGA
- a CDS encoding amino acid permease, giving the protein MQQGKTKANDLHRGLGQRQMRLIALGAAIGVGLFLGSANAIMLAGPGIILSYLIGGAVIFVIMRALGEMAVHNPVAGSFSRYAHNYLGPLAGYLTGWNYWFLWIVTCIAEITAVGIYMGVWFPDVPRWIWALAALASMGTVNLLSVKAYGEFEFWFALVKVVTIVLMIVVGGAMIVFGIGNHGVPLGVSNLWTHGGFFPNGAKGVLMSMQMVMFAYLGVEIIGLTAGEAANPQESIPGAINSVFWRILIFYGGALFVILSIYPWNEIGTQGSPFVMTFERLGIRTAAGIINFVVLTAALSSCNGGLFSSGRMLYNLAQQGQAPRTFSKTTQSGVPRRAILVSMAALLVGVLLNYLIPEKVFVWVTSISTFGAIWTWGIILVAQMRFRASLSPSEQCAVRFRVPFWPYGSWFALAFLALVIGLMAYFPDTRIALYVGPAWLALLVLLHYTQVSSRR; this is encoded by the coding sequence ATGCAGCAAGGAAAGACAAAAGCAAACGATCTACATCGGGGGCTTGGGCAACGACAGATGCGGCTGATCGCGCTTGGGGCAGCGATCGGCGTGGGCCTTTTTCTAGGTTCGGCCAACGCCATTATGCTGGCCGGTCCTGGCATTATCCTGTCCTACCTCATTGGCGGCGCCGTGATCTTCGTGATCATGCGCGCGCTTGGCGAAATGGCCGTGCACAACCCAGTCGCCGGATCGTTCAGCCGCTACGCGCATAACTATCTCGGGCCTCTCGCGGGCTACCTGACGGGCTGGAACTATTGGTTTCTCTGGATCGTCACGTGCATCGCGGAAATTACTGCCGTTGGCATCTACATGGGGGTCTGGTTTCCTGACGTGCCTCGTTGGATCTGGGCGCTAGCTGCGCTGGCCTCCATGGGGACCGTCAACCTTCTCAGTGTCAAAGCGTATGGTGAATTTGAGTTTTGGTTCGCGCTGGTCAAGGTGGTGACGATCGTGCTAATGATTGTTGTAGGCGGGGCGATGATCGTTTTCGGCATCGGCAACCACGGTGTGCCCCTCGGTGTCTCGAACCTCTGGACGCACGGAGGGTTCTTCCCGAACGGCGCAAAGGGCGTGTTGATGTCGATGCAGATGGTGATGTTCGCCTACCTTGGCGTCGAGATAATCGGCCTTACGGCGGGCGAAGCGGCGAATCCTCAGGAGTCGATTCCGGGCGCGATCAACTCGGTGTTTTGGCGCATCCTGATTTTTTACGGCGGTGCGCTGTTCGTTATCCTGTCGATCTATCCTTGGAACGAGATCGGAACGCAAGGTAGTCCATTTGTAATGACATTCGAACGGCTTGGTATCAGGACTGCTGCGGGCATTATCAATTTCGTCGTCCTAACCGCCGCCCTGTCCTCTTGTAACGGCGGGCTGTTCAGTTCGGGACGCATGTTGTATAACCTCGCTCAGCAAGGCCAAGCGCCACGCACCTTTAGCAAGACGACGCAAAGTGGCGTGCCACGCCGGGCAATTCTGGTATCGATGGCAGCGCTGCTCGTCGGGGTGCTGCTCAACTACCTAATCCCGGAGAAGGTCTTCGTCTGGGTAACGTCGATCTCAACATTCGGTGCAATCTGGACCTGGGGCATCATTCTTGTCGCGCAGATGAGGTTTCGTGCCAGCCTGTCCCCGTCTGAGCAATGCGCGGTGCGGTTCCGGGTCCCTTTCTGGCCGTATGGATCGTGGTTCGCTCTCGCATTCTTGGCGCTTGTGATCGGGTTGATGGCTTATTTTCCCGACACACGGATCGCGCTCTATGTCGGGCCGGCTTGGCTCGCATTGCTCGTGCTCCTGCATTACACACAAGTGAGCTCGCGGCGCTGA
- a CDS encoding glycosyltransferase family 39 protein, translating into MALPHSQPGSAQRGLPSVPMPCEAAPARWSAALAVERLWALYRAPLAFAAFFGLVWTLVSGMLDPTVPYDAVEALNWARNAEWGTPKNPWLTGFAFWPAVALSGPAQSFYWYASHFAAVGIGLLGVWQLALRLTFRRDLAWLAMLSLNVSGVVNIDILPYNDNYLLVMLWPWMLYLLVRATFDTPAAWPRFAVAAGLAAMTKYSTFALIGTAFLLMLASSEVRSRCRGPWFALGVAIFLVMVMPNAWWLAHHDFAAFRWVGDQIGEGLNLRGLKAAICAFYPVAVLALVLRLCGVRLHWPASPEARAPLRLLVQVLLLPLVPILAYFTMFDGGRVTEWLQPFVVPAPALLVAYVARTAPGRDLFLRRAITGFVGVAALVVAGYAVFLSANVKNAGQKFLGLKTLSTVLEQRWQDRYGAPLRYVGGHPLSHWLTFYVPGNPRLLVAWSNATRPNIYTRDIDEASVRREGVLLVGAPDVRCADSDFTSLLKQWPSLKLDVTEDLLFSFHEGAGQEQKRLCVALVAPTERPVAD; encoded by the coding sequence ATGGCGTTGCCCCACTCCCAGCCTGGTTCCGCCCAACGCGGCCTCCCTTCCGTCCCGATGCCCTGCGAAGCAGCACCGGCCCGCTGGTCTGCTGCCTTGGCGGTGGAACGCCTCTGGGCGCTCTACCGCGCGCCGCTGGCCTTCGCCGCCTTCTTTGGCCTGGTCTGGACGCTGGTGAGTGGCATGCTTGACCCGACCGTGCCGTACGACGCGGTCGAAGCGCTGAACTGGGCGCGCAACGCCGAATGGGGCACGCCTAAAAACCCGTGGCTGACCGGCTTCGCCTTCTGGCCCGCGGTCGCGCTGAGTGGCCCTGCGCAAAGTTTCTACTGGTACGCCTCGCACTTCGCCGCCGTAGGGATCGGCCTGCTGGGTGTCTGGCAACTCGCGCTGCGCCTCACATTTCGGCGCGATCTGGCGTGGCTCGCCATGCTGAGCCTTAATGTATCTGGCGTAGTCAACATCGATATCCTGCCGTACAACGATAACTATCTACTGGTCATGCTGTGGCCGTGGATGCTGTACTTGCTCGTGCGTGCCACCTTCGACACGCCAGCGGCGTGGCCCCGATTCGCCGTCGCGGCCGGCCTCGCCGCCATGACGAAGTATTCAACGTTCGCGCTGATTGGGACGGCATTCCTACTCATGCTGGCCTCGTCCGAGGTGCGCAGCCGCTGCCGGGGGCCATGGTTCGCGCTCGGGGTAGCGATTTTCCTGGTCATGGTAATGCCCAACGCCTGGTGGCTCGCTCATCACGATTTCGCGGCATTCCGATGGGTGGGCGACCAGATCGGTGAGGGGCTGAATCTGCGTGGGCTGAAAGCCGCGATATGCGCGTTCTATCCGGTGGCCGTTCTCGCCCTCGTCCTGCGGTTGTGCGGGGTGCGGTTGCACTGGCCAGCTTCGCCCGAGGCGCGCGCGCCGCTACGTTTGCTCGTCCAGGTGCTCCTGCTGCCGCTCGTGCCGATTCTGGCGTATTTCACGATGTTCGACGGCGGGCGCGTAACGGAATGGTTGCAGCCCTTTGTCGTGCCGGCGCCGGCATTGCTTGTCGCGTACGTGGCGCGCACCGCTCCCGGGCGGGACCTCTTCCTGCGTCGCGCCATCACAGGTTTCGTGGGTGTGGCCGCCCTGGTCGTCGCAGGCTATGCTGTTTTTCTGAGCGCTAACGTGAAGAACGCCGGGCAGAAGTTCCTGGGGCTGAAGACGTTGAGCACGGTACTCGAACAGCGCTGGCAAGACCGGTACGGTGCTCCGTTGCGCTACGTGGGCGGCCACCCACTTTCGCACTGGCTGACGTTTTACGTACCGGGCAATCCGCGTCTCCTCGTTGCATGGTCAAACGCGACGCGGCCCAACATCTACACTCGCGACATTGACGAGGCGAGTGTAAGGCGCGAGGGCGTGCTGCTCGTCGGCGCGCCGGACGTGCGTTGCGCGGATTCCGACTTTACCTCGTTGCTAAAGCAGTGGCCGTCGCTAAAGCTCGACGTGACCGAAGACCTTCTGTTCTCCTTCCATGAGGGAGCCGGGCAAGAACAGAAGCGTCTATGCGTCGCGCTGGTCGCCCCGACCGAACGCCCGGTGGCGGACTGA